A single genomic interval of Terriglobales bacterium harbors:
- a CDS encoding HNH endonuclease: MSLEINISAAYQGRDPLQPVFRAEHHHDDAHAMHAPVLVLNASYEPINVCVARRAIVLVLKGVAMTEEENGHYLHAARFAVRVPSVIRLLEYRRIPHQTRALSRKNILLRDRNSCQYCGTVLPSSELTLDHVVPRSRGGASTWENLVTCCHPCNRRKGNQFPLEARMKLLREPRSFNLHTSRHIMRMMGHSDAKWRKYLFY, encoded by the coding sequence ATGTCGTTGGAGATAAACATTTCGGCGGCTTATCAGGGCAGGGACCCGCTCCAGCCGGTCTTTAGGGCGGAGCACCATCATGATGACGCCCATGCCATGCACGCACCCGTGCTGGTTCTAAATGCCTCCTACGAGCCCATTAACGTGTGTGTGGCGCGGCGTGCCATTGTCCTGGTGTTGAAGGGGGTGGCCATGACGGAGGAAGAGAATGGTCATTACCTCCACGCCGCCCGGTTTGCGGTGCGCGTACCTTCAGTTATCCGCCTGCTCGAGTACCGCCGCATCCCGCACCAGACGCGGGCTCTTTCTCGAAAGAACATCCTGCTTCGGGACCGCAACAGCTGCCAATATTGCGGCACCGTTCTACCCTCAAGCGAGCTGACGCTCGACCACGTCGTGCCGCGCTCGCGAGGTGGCGCCTCCACTTGGGAGAACCTGGTGACATGCTGCCATCCTTGCAACCGGCGGAAGGGTAATCAGTTTCCCCTCGAGGCACGAATGAAGCTCCTGCGCGAGCCCCGTTCCTTCAATCTTCATACCAGCCGACACATCATGCGTATGATGGGCCACTCAGACGCGAAGTGGCGTAAATATCTCTTCTACTAG
- a CDS encoding oligopeptide transporter, OPT family, whose translation MPPIEDKVSEVRFQPYVPPNDSRPEFTLRAVLLGSFFGIIFGAVSVYVGLRAGLTVSASIPIAVLSISVLRAFGRATILENNIVQTTGSAGESIAAGVIFTMPALIFLGFSLEYTRIFLLALIGGWLGVFFMIPLRRQLIVKEHGVLSYPEGTACADVLIAGDRGGSFAGRVFLGLGLGSLYTLFQNENLVAAWPGTPTYNPSWFPGSSLRANTTSEYLGVGYIIGPRVAGVLFAGGVFSWLVMMPAIKFFGSHLPGAIYPGTVPIAQMSPDELWTTYVRPIGAGAVAAAGLITLIKTIPTIVSALRAGTKDLGKTGKAGGGRLRTEDDLPTWFSLGGSILLVLAMWAMLTFKPVPGAYTSIGANLLASVFVVIFGFLFVTVSSRIVGLIGNSANPISGMTIATLMATAAIFLALGWTSPAFGALAIAVGGVVCIASANAGNTSQDLKTGFLVGATPRKQQVALLIGVLASTFVIGLTLIGMNKGLEEFKTLNRPIDVNNLPQGVVVEDHDFYREQMSVTTPQGETRQQGKHYWLLNSLGSPSLGDGKYLYNSNTGQIEVQWIQGIGSARAAAPQARLMATVINGILSRKLPWGLVLLGVFLVVAVELLGIRSLAFAVGSYLSIATTSAIFCGGVARWLVERGQESHEESEVSPGSLYASGLIAAGGIVGLLGIALKLVESTGKIKENALTLHLFGPGTTGNVVAVIAFVALAASLFYFARKPLQGPAPRK comes from the coding sequence GTGCCGCCAATTGAGGACAAAGTTTCCGAGGTCCGATTCCAGCCCTACGTCCCCCCTAATGATTCCCGGCCGGAGTTCACTCTACGGGCAGTCTTGCTGGGATCGTTCTTCGGAATCATTTTCGGCGCGGTTTCTGTTTATGTGGGACTGCGCGCCGGATTGACTGTCTCCGCCTCCATTCCCATCGCGGTACTTTCCATAAGTGTGTTGCGAGCCTTTGGTCGCGCCACCATCCTGGAAAACAACATCGTGCAGACCACGGGATCTGCGGGCGAGTCCATCGCGGCCGGCGTCATCTTCACCATGCCGGCGCTGATTTTTCTCGGCTTCTCATTGGAGTACACCCGCATTTTTCTGCTCGCCCTGATCGGCGGCTGGTTGGGCGTGTTCTTTATGATCCCGCTGCGGCGGCAATTGATTGTCAAAGAGCACGGCGTGCTTTCTTATCCGGAGGGCACGGCCTGCGCCGATGTGTTGATTGCGGGCGATCGTGGTGGATCGTTTGCTGGTCGAGTTTTTTTGGGGTTGGGACTGGGCAGCCTTTATACGTTGTTCCAGAATGAGAACCTGGTCGCCGCTTGGCCTGGCACTCCCACCTACAACCCAAGTTGGTTCCCGGGAAGTTCGCTTCGCGCCAACACCACTTCGGAATATCTGGGCGTGGGCTACATTATTGGGCCGCGAGTAGCGGGTGTACTCTTTGCCGGCGGAGTTTTTTCCTGGCTGGTGATGATGCCAGCAATAAAGTTCTTCGGCAGCCATCTGCCGGGCGCCATCTATCCCGGCACTGTACCGATTGCACAAATGAGTCCGGATGAACTTTGGACTACCTATGTCCGGCCGATAGGCGCGGGCGCGGTGGCAGCCGCCGGCTTAATAACTCTGATTAAGACCATCCCCACAATTGTTTCGGCATTGCGGGCTGGAACTAAAGACCTGGGCAAAACTGGGAAAGCTGGAGGTGGACGTCTGAGGACCGAAGACGATCTACCGACATGGTTTTCCCTCGGCGGCTCGATATTGCTCGTGCTCGCCATGTGGGCGATGCTGACCTTCAAACCTGTTCCCGGCGCCTATACTTCGATCGGTGCAAACCTGCTGGCATCCGTCTTTGTTGTGATCTTTGGATTCCTGTTCGTCACCGTCTCTTCGCGCATCGTGGGCCTCATCGGCAACTCGGCCAATCCGATCTCCGGTATGACGATTGCCACTCTGATGGCCACAGCCGCGATTTTTCTGGCGCTGGGCTGGACAAGTCCAGCATTTGGCGCCCTTGCGATTGCAGTTGGCGGGGTAGTTTGCATAGCCTCGGCGAATGCGGGCAATACCTCTCAGGATTTGAAGACCGGCTTTCTTGTCGGCGCCACACCCCGAAAGCAGCAGGTCGCGCTTCTAATCGGGGTCCTGGCTTCGACCTTCGTCATTGGGCTGACTCTGATCGGCATGAACAAAGGGCTGGAGGAGTTCAAGACATTGAATCGCCCCATTGACGTCAACAATCTGCCGCAAGGAGTGGTGGTGGAAGACCATGACTTTTATCGCGAGCAAATGTCGGTGACAACACCACAAGGCGAAACTCGCCAGCAAGGCAAGCACTACTGGCTGCTGAACTCACTGGGCTCTCCGTCGCTGGGCGATGGCAAGTATCTCTACAACTCAAATACTGGACAGATCGAAGTCCAGTGGATCCAGGGAATCGGCAGCGCGCGAGCGGCCGCTCCACAAGCGCGCCTGATGGCCACCGTAATTAACGGAATTCTCAGCCGCAAGCTGCCGTGGGGACTCGTGCTGCTCGGCGTCTTTCTGGTGGTCGCGGTCGAATTGCTGGGAATCCGTTCGCTGGCTTTTGCCGTGGGATCGTATCTTTCCATCGCAACCACGTCCGCCATTTTCTGCGGTGGTGTGGCGCGCTGGCTTGTGGAACGCGGCCAGGAATCCCACGAAGAAAGTGAGGTCAGCCCCGGCTCGCTCTATGCTAGCGGACTCATCGCAGCTGGCGGCATCGTCGGGCTACTCGGTATCGCTCTGAAACTGGTGGAGAGTACGGGAAAGATCAAGGAGAACGCGCTTACTCTGCACCTCTTTGGGCCTGGCACCACCGGCAATGTGGTCGCAGTGATTGCTTTCGTAGCGCTGGCTGCGTCTCTGTTCTATTTTGCTCGGAAGCCATTGCAGGGGCCGGCGCCAAGAAAATAA
- a CDS encoding DUF167 domain-containing protein has translation MILINQTPAGVTFAVKLHPRARKNAITGEVGDSLKLSLTAPPVEGQANEACIAFLAKLLAIPRPSVTIAAGATSRRKLIRVTGLSAEQVRSRLQL, from the coding sequence TTGATCCTCATCAACCAGACTCCAGCCGGAGTTACGTTTGCGGTTAAGCTGCATCCACGCGCCAGGAAGAATGCCATCACCGGCGAAGTTGGCGACTCGCTCAAATTGTCGCTGACCGCACCGCCGGTTGAAGGTCAAGCGAACGAAGCTTGTATTGCTTTTCTGGCAAAGTTGTTGGCGATACCGCGCCCGTCAGTTACCATAGCCGCCGGTGCGACCAGTCGCCGGAAGTTGATTCGCGTAACAGGCCTTTCGGCCGAGCAGGTGCGGAGCCGGTTGCAATTGTAG
- a CDS encoding YggS family pyridoxal phosphate-dependent enzyme, with the protein MSIAENIHDVQQRIAAAARSAGRPADSVALMAVTKTWGPEAIMAAYDAGLRLFGENRVQEFAGKVDAMRHLSGAEWHMIGHLQSNKASKAAELFSGIDSLDSLHLAEKLNGAGAKLNRRLPVLIEINLGGESAKTGVAPGSPELESLLQAGSRMPHLEIRGLMTIPPFTEDLQQARPYFRRLRELRDEIAARQLSGVGMQVLSMGMSHDFEVAIEEGSTCVRVGTAIFGERSKP; encoded by the coding sequence GTGTCAATCGCTGAAAACATTCATGACGTGCAGCAGCGAATCGCCGCCGCCGCTCGCAGTGCGGGGAGGCCTGCGGATTCCGTGGCCTTGATGGCGGTGACTAAAACCTGGGGGCCGGAGGCGATCATGGCTGCTTACGACGCGGGCCTTAGGTTGTTTGGCGAAAATCGGGTGCAGGAGTTCGCAGGCAAGGTTGATGCCATGCGTCATCTCTCCGGCGCTGAGTGGCACATGATCGGCCATTTGCAAAGCAACAAAGCCAGCAAGGCTGCCGAACTATTCTCGGGTATTGATTCGCTTGACTCGCTGCACTTGGCGGAAAAGCTTAACGGCGCGGGCGCCAAGCTCAACCGGCGGCTGCCCGTGCTCATCGAAATCAACCTGGGTGGCGAATCCGCCAAAACTGGCGTTGCGCCCGGCTCTCCAGAGCTGGAAAGCTTGTTGCAGGCTGGGTCGCGGATGCCGCACCTGGAAATTCGCGGGTTGATGACCATCCCGCCCTTCACCGAAGATCTTCAGCAGGCGCGTCCGTATTTTCGCCGGCTGAGAGAATTGCGGGACGAAATCGCTGCGCGCCAATTGTCCGGCGTCGGAATGCAGGTACTCTCCATGGGCATGTCGCACGATTTTGAGGTAGCGATCGAGGAAGGCTCTACTTGTGTGCGCGTGGGCACAGCAATTTTTGGCGAAAGAAGTAAGCCGTAA
- a CDS encoding ComF family protein yields the protein MFAALFPSDCRLCSAPLSKISRLPVCETCLAEMRPIDGLICAICGERLVSQFALAPDGVARCGNCERSAPLFERAAAYGSYDAGLRDLIHLLKYEQVRPAAKVLGRMLAEGASVLNDHFGSQPMMVPVPLHRSKLRQRGFNQAELIAREALKHGVLPGCAPQLNASVLERCRPTESQTGLTRPQRRENIRGAFRVCHPELVVGREILLVDDVFTTGTTVSECARILRRAGATKVFVATVARVLKAESTFVEPEWDVAEGPLAMAARV from the coding sequence TTGTTTGCCGCGTTGTTTCCATCTGATTGCCGCCTCTGCAGTGCGCCCCTCAGCAAGATTTCACGCTTACCGGTCTGCGAAACGTGCCTGGCGGAGATGCGGCCGATTGACGGCTTAATTTGTGCCATCTGCGGGGAGCGGCTCGTAAGCCAGTTCGCCCTGGCACCCGATGGGGTGGCAAGATGCGGAAACTGCGAGCGGTCGGCGCCTCTTTTTGAAAGGGCGGCGGCTTACGGCAGTTACGACGCCGGGCTGCGAGACCTGATTCATCTGCTTAAGTATGAGCAAGTCCGCCCCGCGGCAAAAGTCCTGGGCAGAATGCTCGCCGAGGGAGCGTCGGTGCTGAATGACCATTTCGGCAGCCAACCGATGATGGTTCCAGTTCCGTTGCACCGCAGTAAACTGCGGCAACGAGGGTTCAACCAGGCGGAACTGATTGCACGCGAAGCATTGAAGCATGGGGTTCTCCCCGGGTGCGCACCACAGCTGAACGCTTCGGTGCTGGAACGTTGCCGGCCGACTGAATCGCAAACAGGTCTGACCCGTCCTCAGCGAAGAGAGAATATTCGCGGGGCTTTTCGAGTTTGTCATCCCGAGTTGGTGGTGGGCCGCGAGATCCTGCTAGTGGACGACGTGTTCACCACCGGAACTACGGTTTCTGAGTGCGCGCGCATCTTACGACGTGCAGGAGCTACTAAGGTGTTCGTGGCAACGGTGGCACGCGTGCTGAAGGCAGAGAGCACGTTTGTAGAACCGGAGTGGGATGTCGCCGAGGGACCGCTGGCCATGGCGGCCCGGGTTTGA